In Falco biarmicus isolate bFalBia1 chromosome 7, bFalBia1.pri, whole genome shotgun sequence, a single window of DNA contains:
- the CSPG4 gene encoding chondroitin sulfate proteoglycan 4 gives MGAQGGIATLLLLLLACQPVCAGPPAGASFFGDGFVEMPLVDASRTVRLRLQLYTSQGSGLLFLAAGQPDHLLLQLQAGSLQARLQLGSEEVTLQSPAELQLNNLVVHDVELLVEDGRMMLTIDSLFNSSVDIPGPVRELDIQYGLYAGGTGSLDLPYLAETSSPFRGCLHLVTFNGLDVLSPLSSDGSSKIFHQVQEGCSTQFSADPEDPFGFLGPHSYIAFPTWDARKEATIEFVIMTSITQAPLIYHAGLENDFFYLEIFNGRLRGFVEKGNGIIVLHNNVFISDEQQHYVKVYTDIHKFEILIDYYASSTSNRGINNYLDLQGNLFIGGMNEKALQRLREHHLAFISVWTMTNNSFVGCLEDLRINLQRRSLQDAVITKDITSGCGKQEHYWDYDEVYEQDEAPTSTPPDVWSGAPGLVAEPCQPDNSFPPAFANISRLLHVSPLIVSEGGMAYLEWKHAQPTVDLSLANIRQSQILFSITNDPRHGQLELDIPGSRSRRKFTLLDIVNRKVKYIHDGSEGPMDQLMLEVTVTAQQGVPECLRQGQMYLLPIMINPINDAPQVIFPHGNHMTILKHTRKHLTTDILQVLDDDTSCDDLEFQLHGGQQMEEGYVEYDFHPGVPIEEFSCRDLEAGNIAYVHQSGTNLQLTLQVSDGTVPSPIATLRILAIDPDIHLRNNTGLSISQGGAARITTANLSVETNAVQQRVAILYILTEPLRYGEVQKQGSMGGEWKKVESFHQQDLEQGRIQYFSTDPEHRLEDSVEKLRFEVQVGRKVLRNNTFLVTIKRATIKMRTMVPLQMKNKRHRNITSKELEAMLEDPNSAPVPFHYMIIQAPKKGNLELLGNRLTEGFGFTQDDLQRNHLSYSVTIRNSQQAEDTFQFRIRAGEQHSPVYTYTISIGGDPDAPALTNVLLTVPEGGQAVISKDHLFVQSMNSMDYLYEVIEGPAHGRLAWAASHGSASREEITEFTNDDILHRRLLYQHDDSETLEDDIPFVAIRQGEGSAEPDAEEVRGVFRVSIQPVNDHSPVQVVNKVFNVVRNGQHLLTTDDIAFTDKDSGFSDTQLVLARKDILFGSIVSADDRSHQVYRFTQDDLRKKKILFVHSGADRGWIQLQVSDGLHQTTALLEVQASDPYIKIVNNTGLVIHQGSRGSIDSSVLSLETNMDIRSDEEIRFLIMTPPRWGTVLRGEQPIVTFSQRDLLAGEISYHHNGSRNTRDELQFTVEANEVAVEDTLAITVFLDTHPSPLRIVNHKEIHVFQGEAAGIKEEYLLVTHEEIPPQDIVYLVSSPPASGFLATLQHEQDSNEQPSLDPIQSFTQEDINDGRVLYLHSKPKEEHDQFVVDITAGGADPLEGVVVSLVILPITIPLDVHNITVPGGGYATLSTGILNIPNTYYTALGVEFRVLKPPRFGTLRNNQRPEDGGLHSFTWSEVQRQQIQYRQDGPRARADSFTVLANASAPDRQSQPRTLFVTILPRSAEGPRLRVNAGLQLQEGATAAISPHILSAEDKDSPAEEVTYSIQPPANGKVVLRSAPGAEVRRFTQAQINNGLILFVHQGPLDGGFAFDLWDGENLSPGHFFLVRAQREPLISLAKKQSLTVCPGALQPITSQNLQAVSNSPTSSTALYYSIEQAPRLGRLSTSQGEEVRNFTQAQVDSRMIFYQHEMPEKPFWLAQDAIRFRVVAPTTISDSFILLVLISFEERCPQRSTLLWRNAGLQLSRAQRAEIGTSILDASNLLSQILVPERAAYDVVFLVTGLPAHGQLLVAGVPLERSRPFFLQSDLAAGRLAYAHGGDSISEDHFRFKAWLQPRAQQSIRPPQEGVVISEAFNITVTGSSSKPPQVLKQQEVLRVSPGSVVTLSRDYLDVADPSGSPEKMVYSVLQRPLAGHLANTHNPQEPINHFTQADVQAGHVVFVATRSHTSGSLALSLSDGHHPPTLTSLEIEVLPAESTTASPVLLEVPQDLNRAAMSHRHLLGAAQLGASNALYRITKDPRFGQVQVNQKPSRGFSQKQLDRGEVTFTFTDLTSPEDDFQFLAMSRAANRTGVVNVMVRALVKAQPGSLWPRGTTALLDTSILDASELANHTKSIPVFKIRRAPRASRLVRVSRDPGQPTTPIETFTQSELEQGLVGLEVLGAGETDQPLQSDSFAFELAAASVPPALASLEYSTEPYNTSKAYGVTLLTAPLAPSSPVPQPQGTARSSLNASELGMPPTAWQGPGATTSPSPVEGGTFLSFIEANMFSIIIPICLIFLLLALILPLLFYLHKRNKTGKHHVQGTPSSKAKNGAVPDQETFRRMDPNQGIPLTTVNAPEGKGTGPPPQGTGPGAPPDPELLQYCRTSNPPLKNNQYWV, from the exons CCTCTTTCTTCGGGGATGGCTTCGTGGAGATGCCGCTAGTGGACGCCTCGCGCACAGTGCGGCTTCGCCTGCAGCTGTACACCAGCCAGGGCAGCGGGCTGCTCTTCCTGGCCGCCGGCCAGCCCGaccacctcctgctccagctgcaagCCGGCAGCCTGCAG gccaggctgcagctggggtcCGAGGAGGTGACCCTGCAGTCCccggcagagctgcagctcaaTAACCTGGTGGTGCATGatgtggagctgctggtggaagATGGCAGGATGATGCTGACCATTGACAGCCTCTTCAACAGCTCTGTGGACATCCCGGGGCCAGTAAGGGAGCTGGACATCCAGTATGGCCTCTATGCCGGCGGGACCGGCAGCCTTGACCTACCATACCTCGCTGAGACCAGCTCACCCTTCAGAGGTTGCCTCCACTTAGTGACATTCAATGGCCTGGATGTCCTCTCCCCTCTGTCCTCTGATGGCAGCTCCAAGATCTTCCACCAggtccaggaaggctgcagcACGCAGTTCTCTGCAGATCCCGAGGACCCCTTTGGGTTCCTGGGACCACATTCCTACATCGCATTTCCCACTTGGGACGCAAGGAAGGAAGCGACCATTGAGTTTGTGATAATGACGAGCATCACCCAGGCACCCCTCATCTACCATGCAGGGCTGGAAAATGACTTCTTCTACCTGGAGATCTTCAACGGGCGCCTGAGAGGATTTGTTGAGAAGGGGAACGGTATCATCGTCCTGCACAACAATGTCTTCATCAGTGATGAGCAGCAGCATTACGTCAAAGTCTACACAGACATCCACAAGTTTGAGATCCTAATAGACTACTATGCTTCATCCACGTCCAACCGAGGCATCAACAACTACCTAGACCTTCAGGGAAATCTCTTCATTGGAGGTATGAATGAAAAAGCTTTGCAAAGGCTGAGGGAGCATCATCTTGCTTTCATCTCAGTGTGGACCATGACCAACAACTCATTTGTTGGCTGCTTGGAGGACCTGCGGATAAACCTGCAGAGGCGGAGTCTGCAAGATGCCGTGATCACAAAGGACATCACATCTGGCTGTGGAAAGCAGGAGCACTACTGGGACTACGATGAGGTGTATGAGCAGGATGAGGCACCCACCTCCACACCTCCAGATGTCTGGTCGGGAGCACCAGGCCTGGTGGCAGAACCGTGTCAGCCAGACAACAGCTTCCCACCTGCCTTCGCCAACATCAGCAGGCTGTTGCACGTCAGCCCCCTCATTGTCTCCGAAGGGGGTATGGCCTATCTGGAGTGGAAACACGCCCAGCCAACAGTAGACTTGAGCCTTGCAAACATCCGACAGTCCCAAATCCTCTTTAGCATCACCAACGACCCCAGGCATGGCCAGCTGGAGCTGGACATTCCTGGGTCCAGGAGCAGAAGGAAGTTCACCCTGTTGGACATCGTGAATCGGAAAGTCAAATACATCCACGACGGCTCCGAGGGGCCCATGGACCAGCTGATGCTAGAGGTGACAGTGACTGCCCAGCAAGGAGTCCCAGAGTGCCTGCGGCAGGGGCAGATGTACCTGCTGCCCATCATGATCAACCCCATCAATGATGCCCCCCAGGTGATCTTTCCCCATGGGAACCACATGACAATCCTGAAGCACACACGGAAACACCTGACCACGGACATCCTGCAGGTCCTAGATGATGACACGTCCTGTGATGACCTTGAATTCCAGCTGCACGGTGGCCAGCAGATGGAGGAGGGTTATGTGGAGTATGACTTTCACCCTGGAGTGCCCATCGAAGAGTTCTCCTGCAGGGACCTGGAAGCAGGCAACATAGCCTACGTGCACCAGAGCGGGACAAACTTACAGCTGACCTTGCAGGTGAGTGATGGCACAGTCCCAAGCCCCATTGCCACCCTGAGGATCCTCGCCATCGACCCTGACATCCACCTGCGCAACAACACCGGCCTCTCCATCTCCCAAGGAGGTGCTGCACGCATTACCACAGCCAACCTGTCAGTAGAGACAAACGCAGTGCAACAACGGGTTGCCATCCTGTACATCCTCACAGAGCCCCTACGGTATGGTGAGGTCCAGAAGCAAGGGAGCATGGGAGGGGAATGGAAAAAAGTGGAGTCCTTCCACCAGCAAGATCTGGAGCAAGGGCGCATTCAGTATTTCAGCACAGACCCGGAGCACCGCCTGGAAGACAGTGTGGAGAAGCTGAGATTCGAAGTCCAGGTAGGGCGGAAAGTCTTGCGAAACAACACCTTCCTTGTAACGATTAAAAGAGCCACCATTAAGATGAGGACCATGGTCCCCCTCCAGATGAAGAACAAGCGGCACAGAAATATCACCAGTAAGGAGCTGGAGGCGATGCTGGAAGATCCCAACTCCGCCCCAGTCCCCTTCCACTACATGATAATCCAGGCTCCCAAAAAGGGAAACCTGGAACTGCTGGGCAACAGGCTGACCGAAGGCTTTGGATTTACCCAAGACGACCTGCAAAGGAACCACCTGAGCTACAGCGTGACCATCAGGAACTCTCAGCAAGCCGAGGACACCTTCCAGTTTCGCATCCGTGCTGGTGAGCAGCACTCTCCTGTCTATACGTACACAATCAGCATTGGTGGGGACCCCGACGCACCAGCCCTGACCAACGTCCTCCTGACTGTGCCAGAAGGGGGGCAAGCTGTCATCTCCAAGGACCACTTGTTCGTACAGAGCATGAACAGCATGGACTACCTCTACGAAGTCATTGAGGGGCCAGCACATGGGAGGCtggcctgggctgcatcccatGGCTCGGCCTCCAGAGAGGAGATCACGGAGTTCACCAACGATGACATCCTCCACCGCCGGCTGCTGTACCAGCACGATGACTCTGAGACGCTGGAGGATGACATCCCCTTCGTAGCGATCAGGCAGGGCGAGGGCAGCGCTGAGCCCGATGCGGAGGAGGTGAGAGGTGTTTTCAGGGTCTCTATCCAACCCGTCAATGACCACAGCCCGGTCCAGGTAGTGAACAAGGTCTTCAACGTGGTGCGCAATGGGCAGCACCTGCTGACAACAGATGACATTGCCTTCACCGACAAGGACTCTGGCTTCTCCGACACACAGCTGGTGCTGGCAAGGAAGGACATTTTGTTTGGCAGCATCGTGTCCGCCGATGACAGAAGCCACCAGGTCTATCGGTTCACACAAGATGACTTGAGGAAGAAGAAGATCCTCTTTGTCCATTCGGGGGCCGACCGGGGCTGGATCCAGCTACAGGTCTCAGATGGCCTCCACCAAACCACGGCCCTCCTGGAAGTACAGGCATCAGACCCCTACATCAAAATAGTCAACAACACTGGTCTAGTCATCCACCAAGGCAGCCGAGGGAGCATCGACTCCTCTGTCCTCAGCCTGGAGACCAATATGGACATCAGATCAGATGAAGAGATACGGTTCCTGATAATGACCCCCCCAAGGTGGGGGACGGTGCTGAGAGGGGAGCAGCCGATCGTGACCTTCTCCCAGAGGGACCTGCTAGCAGGAGAGATCTCCTACCACCACAACGGGAGCAGGAACACCCGAGATGAGCTCCAGTTCACTGTAGAAGCAAACGAGGTGGCGGTGGAGGACACGCTGGCCATCACCGTGTTCTTGGacacccatcccagccccttGCGCATAGTCAACCACAAGGAGATCCACGTCTTTCAGGGGGAAGCAGCTGGGATCAAGGAGGAGTACTTACTG GTGACCCACGAAGAGATCCCTCCCCAAGACATAGTCTACCTGGtgagcagccccccagcctccGGCTTCCTGGCAACGCTTCAGCATGAGCAAGACTCAAACGAGCAGCCCAGCCTGGACCCCATCCAGTCCTTCACCCAGGAGGACATCAACGACGGCAGAGTCCTCTACCTCCACTCCAAGCCCAAGGAGGAGCATGACCAGTTTGTCGTGGACATCACAGCTGGTGGTGCAGACCCCCtggagggggtggtggtgagCCTGGTCATACTCCCCATCACCATCCCCCTGGATGTCCACAACATCACAGTGCCGGGAGGCGGCTATGCTACCCTCTCCACAGGCATCCTCAACATCCCAAACACCTACTACACGGCTCTTGGTGTAGAGTTCAGGGTGCTCAAGCCTCCGCGGTTCGGTACCCTCCGGAACAACCAGCGGCCCGAGGACGGTGGGCTGCACAGCTTCACCTGGAGCGAG gtgcagaggcagcagatcCAGTACAGGCAGGACGGACCCCGGGCCCGGGCCGACAGCTTCACCGTCCTGGCCAACGCCTCCGCGCCGGACCGGCAGAGCCAGCCCAGGACCCTCTTCGTCACCATCCTGCCCCGCAGCGCCGAGGGGCCCCGGCTGCGGGTCAACGCCGGGCTGCAG TTGCAGGAAGGTGCCACAGCTGCCATCAGCCCCCACATCCTGAGTGCTGAGGACAAGGACTCCCCAGCAGAGGAGGTGACCTACTCCATCCAGCCCCCAGCCAACGGGAAGGTTGTGCTGAGGTCAGCCCCTGGAGCTGAGGTCCGACGGTTCACCCAGGCTCAGATAAACAACGGCCTCATCCTCTTTGTGCACCAAG GACCCTTGGATGGAGGCTTTGCCTTCGACCTGTGGGATGGTGAGAACCTGTCTCCTGGGCACTTCTTCCTCGTCAGGGCCCAGAGAGAGCCCCTCATTAGCCTGGCCAAGAAGCAGAGCCTCACTGTCTGCCCAG gtgccctgcagcccatcaCCAGCCAGAACCTGCAGGCAGTGAGCAACAGCCCCACCAGCTCCACCGCTCTGTACTACAGCATCGAGCAAGCCCCGCGCCTGGGCAGGCTGAGCACCTCCCAGGGGGAGGAAGTCAGGAACTTCACCCAAGCCCAG gtTGACAGTAGGATGATTTTCTACCAGCACGAGATGCCAGAGAAACCCTTCTGGCTGGCCCAAGATGCCATCCGTTTCCGCGTGGTCGCTCCCACAACCATCTCCGATTCCTTCATCCTCCTCGTGCTGATCTCCTTTGAGGAGAGGTGTCCCCAGCGTTCAACTCTGCTATGGAGAAATGCag gCCTCCAGCTCTCACGGGCTCAACGGGCTGAGATCGGCACCTCGATATTGGATGCCTCCAACCTCCTGAGCCAAATCCTGGTCCCCGAGCGGGCTGCGTATGATGTTGTCTTCCTGGTGACGGGGCTGCCAGCTCATGGGCAGCTCTTGGTGGCTGGTGTGCCCCTGGAGCGATCCCGGCCATTCTTCCTGCAGTCAGACCTGGCTGCAGGGCGCCTGGCATATGCCCATGGTGGAGACAGCATCTCTGAAGACCATTTCAGATTTAAGGCTTGGCTCCAGCCCCGGGCACAGCAGTCCATCCGTCCTCCACAAGAAGGGGTGGTCATCTCCGAAGCTTTCAATATAACGGTGaccggcagcagcagcaagccacCGCAGGTGCTGAAGCAGCAAGAAGTGCTGCGGGTCTCACCAGGCTCCGTGGTGACCTTATCCCGGGACTACCTGGATGTGGCAGACCCATCAGGGTCCCCAGAGAAGATGGTGTACAGCGTCCTCCAGAGACCTCTTGCTGGCCACCTGGCTAACACACACAACCCACAGGAGCCCATCAACCACTTCACCCAAGCAGATGTCCAAGCAGGCCATGTGGTGTTTGTTGCCACCAGGAGCCATACCTCAGGGTCTTTAGCCTTGAGCCTCTCCGATGGCCACCATCCACCCACCCTGACCTCACTGGAGATCGAGGTGCTGCCGGCAGAGAGCACCACTGccagcccagtgctgctggaggtgccCCAAGACCTGAACAGGGCTGCCATGTCCCACCGTCACCTCCTGGGAGCTGCACAGCTGGGGGCCAGCAATGCCCTGTACAGGATCACCAAGGACCCAAGGTTTGGCCAAGTGCAGGTCAACCAGAAGCCATCACGGGGCTTCTCACAGAAGCAGCTGGACCGTGGAGAGGTGACGTTCACCTTCACTGACCTCACCTCTCCTGAGGATGACTTCCAGTTCCTCGCCATGTCGCGGGCAGCAAACAGGACCGGGGTGGTGAATGTGATGGTCCGCGCCTTGGTGAAGGCTCAGCCGGGCAGCCTGTGGCCTAGGGGTACCACAGCCCTCCTGGACACCAGCATCCTTGATGCCAGCGAGCTGGCCAACCACACCAAGAGCATCCCAGTCTTCAAGATCCGCAGGGCACCCCGTGCCAGCCGCCTCGTGAGGGTCTCCAGGGACCCAGGACAACCCACCACCCCGATCGAGACCTTCACCCAGAGTGAGCTGGAGCAAGGGCTGGTTGggctggaggtgctgggtgctggggagacTGACCAGCCCCTGCAGAGTGACAGCTTTGCCTTTGAGCTGGCAGCCGCCAGCGTGCCACCAGCGCTAGCGTCCCTGGAGTACAGCACTGAGCCCTACAACACCTCGAAAGCCTACGGTGTCACCCTGCTCACAGCCCCCCTGGCACCCTCATCCCCAGTGCCCCAGCCTCAGGGCACGGCACGGAGCAGCCTCAATGCCAGCGAGCTGGGCATGCCACCCACCGCCTGGCAGGGCCCCGGTGCtaccaccagccccagccctgtggAGGGGGGCACCTTCCTCAGCTTCATTGAGGCCAACATGTTCAGCATCATCATCCCCATCTGCCTCATCTTCCTCCTGCTGGCCCTCATCCTGCCCCTGCTCTTCTACCTGCACAAGCGCAACAAGACAGGGAAGCACCATGTCCAGGGCACCCCTTCCTCCAAGGCCAAGAACGGGGCTGTGCCGGACCAGGAGACCTTCCGGAGGATGGACCCCAACCAAGGCATCCCCCTAACAACTGTCAATGCCCCGGAGGGCAAGGGCACGGGTCCACCACCCCAGGGCACAGGTCCTGGAGCACCACCAGACCCTGAGCTCCTCCAGTACTGCCGGACTTCCAACCCTCCCTTGAAAAACAACCAGTACTGGGTGTGA